One Coffea arabica cultivar ET-39 chromosome 5e, Coffea Arabica ET-39 HiFi, whole genome shotgun sequence DNA segment encodes these proteins:
- the LOC113687966 gene encoding probable serine/threonine-protein kinase SIS8 isoform X1, translating into MEERQDEAGPSQQRPPGATWWSPDLVEKIGSVSLDSKEKEILRNKKSINKDEYDCSPHQMASQILWSTGMLSEAIPNGFYSVVPEKRLKELFEDIPTLDELQALELQGLRADIILVDVEKDKKISMLKQLIATLVKGLNSNPAATIKKIAGLVSDFYKRPIVELSPGKVLLEETSHVSENRGVQMLGQIKHGSCRPRAILFKVLADTVGIESRLMVGLPTEGNSECVDSYKHMSVLVVLNSVELLVDLMRFPGQLIPLSTKAIYMTHISAAGESDSAENDSCDSPLEPNSPLYGVSDRADPEGTDKDDSPQYQRRLEASSNAAEPSLRNAMLRSSTFVDRKLSSYHSEPNIAATFWRRSRRRVIAEQRTASSSPEHPSSRARGRSMLSGDNRTFRDYSDDMATSSNRSEGASTSETRRLRRRSISITPEIGDDIVRAVRAMNETLKQNRLLKGQGENRSDVQKDVSDFYLGDQDDLSGGRSSMYSFQREHNDSQKAMSLPSSPHEYGSQTPERSGTSNYRVNDDMVSTWNRILGSPMFQNKPLLPFEEWNIDFSELTVGTRVGIGFFGEVFRGIWNGTDVAIKVFLEQDLTAENMEDFCNEISILSRLRHPNVILFLGACTKPPHLSMVTEYMEMGSLYYLIHLSGQKKKLSWRRRLKMLRDICRGLMCIHRMKIVHRDLKSANCLVNKHWTVKICDFGLSRIMTDSPMGDSSSAGTPEWMAPELIRNEPFTEKCDIFSLGVIMWELCTLGRPWEGIPPERVVYAVANEGSRLEIPEGPLGRLIADCWAEPHERPSCEDILTRLLDCEYSLC; encoded by the exons ATGGAAGAGAGACAAGACGAAGCAGGGCCTTCACAGCAGAGGCCTCCTGGTGCTACATGGTGGTCGCCAGATCTTGTTGAAAAAATTGGATCTGTGTCTTTAGACTCtaaagaaaaagagattctAAGGAATAAAAAATCAATTAATAAAGATGAATATGATTGCTCACCACATCAGATGGCGTCACAGATCCTTTGGAGCACTGGAATGCTTTCAGAAGCGATTCCAAATGGTTTCTATTCAGTTGTTCCT GAGAAAAGGCTTAAGGAGCTTTTTGAAGATATTCCTACTCTTGATGAGCTTCAGGCTTTGGAGCTTCAGGGTTTAAGAGCTGATATTATACTTGTAGATGTGGAGAAAGATAAAAAGATTTCCATGCTAAAGCAACTAATTGCTACCCTGGTTAAAGGTCTGAATTCAAATCCTGCGGCGACAATAAAAAAGATTGCTGGATTG GTGTCTGACTTCTACAAACGACCAATTGTGGAACTTAGTCCTGGAAAAGTTTTACTGGAAGAAACCTCTCATGTTTCTGAAAATAGAGGTGTTCAGATGCTTGGACAAATAAAGCATGGTTCATGCCGGCCTCGAGCAATATTATTCAAAGTCCTTGCAGATACAGTTGGCATTGAGAGTAGGCTAATGGTG GGTTTGCCTACTGAAGGAAATTCAGAGTGTGTAGACTCATACAAGCATATGTCTGTTCTAGTGGTTTTGAATTCTGTGGAACTTTTGGTTGATCTTATGCGGTTCCCTGGCCAGCTTATACCCCTATCGACTAAAGCAATTTATATGACTCATATATCTGCTGCTGGGGAAAGTGACTCTGCAGAAAATGATTCCTGCGATTCACCATTAGAGCCAAATAGTCCTCTTTATGGGGTTTCGGATAGAGCTGATCCTGAGGG TACTGATAAGGATGATAGCCCTCAATACCAGAGGAGACTTGAAGCTTCTTCAAACGCTGCTGAGCCTTCTTTGAGGAATGCGATGTTGCGCTCTTCTACTTTTGTTGATAGAAAATTAAG TTCATATCATAGCGAACCTAATATTGCGGCTACCTTTTGGCGAAGGAGCAGGAGAAGGGTCATTGCTGAACAAAGGACTGCTAGTTCAAG TCCAGAGCATCCTTCATCTCGTGCTCGTGGGCGCTCTATGCTTAGCGGTGATAACAGAACATTTAGAGATTATTCTGATGACATGGCTACATCAAG CAACAGATCTGAAGGTGCCTCAACATCAGAGACTCGTAGATTAAGACGAAGAAGCATCAGTATAACTCCAGAAATTGGTGATGATATTGTAAG AGCTGTTCGAGCAATGAATGAAACATTGAAGCAGAATCGCCTCTTAAAAGGACAAGGAGAAAATAGGTCGGATGTCCAGAAAGAT GTATCTGATTTTTACCTTGGTGACCAGGATGATTTATCTGGTGGAAGATCTTCCATGTATTCTTTTCAGAGAGAGCACAATGATTCTCAAAAGGCAATGTCATTACCTTCTTCTCCTCATGAATATGGGAGTCAAACTCCTGAGAGGAGTGGGACATCAAACTACAGGGTAAATGATGACATGGTGTCAACATGGAACAGAATTCTTGGATCGCCTATGTTCCAGAATAAACCTCTTTTACCTTTTGAAGAGTGGAACATTGACTTCTCAGAACTAACAGTTGGCACTCGTGTTGGAATTG GTTTTTTTGGAGAAGTTTTCCGTGGCATTTGGAACGGAACTGATGTTGCCATCAAAGTTTTTCTGGAGCAAGATCTGACTGCTGAAAACATGGAGGACTTTTGCAATGAGATTTCCATCCTAAG CCGCCTTCGGCACCCAAATG TTATATTATTTCTGGGTGCCTGCACAAAGCCCCCACATTTATCAATGGTCACCGAATACATGGAGATGGGGTCATTGTATTATCTGATTCATTTAAGTGGTCAGAAGAAAAAACTCAGTTGGCGCAGGAGACTAAAAATGCTTCGTGACATATGCAG AGGGCTGATGTGCATACATCGAATGAAGATTGTCCACCGGGATTTGAAAAGTGCAAATTGCCTTGTCAATAAACACTGGACCGTCAAGATCTGTGATTTTGGGCTATCAAGAATAATGACAGATTCTCCCATGGGGGACTCGTCATCTGCAGGGACACCGGAGTGGATGGCCCCGGAACTTATTCGCAATGAACCCTTCACCGAGAAATGTGATATCTTCAGCCTTGGTGTTATTATGTGGGAGCTGTGCACTCTAGGTAGACCCTGGGAGGGCATACCACCAGAGAGG GTGGTTTATGCTGTTGCCAATGAGGGATCACGGTTGGAGATTCCTGAAGGACCTCTTGGTAGGCTTATTGCAG ATTGTTGGGCAGAGCCGCATGAACGTCCTAGTTGCGAGGACATTCTTACCCGCTTGCTCGACTGCGAGTATTCATTGTGCTAA
- the LOC113687966 gene encoding uncharacterized protein isoform X6, giving the protein MEERQDEAGPSQQRPPGATWWSPDLVEKIGSVSLDSKEKEILRNKKSINKDEYDCSPHQMASQILWSTGMLSEAIPNGFYSVVPEKRLKELFEDIPTLDELQALELQGLRADIILVDVEKDKKISMLKQLIATLVKGLNSNPAATIKKIAGLVSDFYKRPIVELSPGKVLLEETSHVSENRGVQMLGQIKHGSCRPRAILFKVLADTVGIESRLMVGLPTEGNSECVDSYKHMSVLVVLNSVELLVDLMRFPGQLIPLSTKAIYMTHISAAGESDSAENDSCDSPLEPNSPLYGVSDRADPEGTDKDDSPQYQRRLEASSNAAEPSLRNAMLRSSTFVDRKLRRRVIAEQRTASSSPEHPSSRARGRSMLSGDNRTFRDYSDDMATSSNRSEGASTSETRRLRRRSISITPEIGDDIVRAVRAMNETLKQNRLLKGQGENRSDVQKDVSDFYLGDQDDLSGGRSSMYSFQREHNDSQKAMSLPSSPHEYGSQTPERSGTSNYRVNDDMVSTWNRILGSPMFQNKPLLPFEEWNIDFSELTVGTRVGIGFFGEVFRGIWNGTDVAIKVFLEQDLTAENMEDFCNEISILSRLRHPNVILFLGACTKPPHLSMVTEYMEMGSLYYLIHLSGQKKKLSWRRRLKMLRDICRGLMCIHRMKIVHRDLKSANCLVNKHWTVKICDFGLSRIMTDSPMGDSSSAGTPEWMAPELIRNEPFTEKCDIFSLGVIMWELCTLGRPWEGIPPERVVYAVANEGSRLEIPEGPLGRLIADCWAEPHERPSCEDILTRLLDCEYSLC; this is encoded by the exons ATGGAAGAGAGACAAGACGAAGCAGGGCCTTCACAGCAGAGGCCTCCTGGTGCTACATGGTGGTCGCCAGATCTTGTTGAAAAAATTGGATCTGTGTCTTTAGACTCtaaagaaaaagagattctAAGGAATAAAAAATCAATTAATAAAGATGAATATGATTGCTCACCACATCAGATGGCGTCACAGATCCTTTGGAGCACTGGAATGCTTTCAGAAGCGATTCCAAATGGTTTCTATTCAGTTGTTCCT GAGAAAAGGCTTAAGGAGCTTTTTGAAGATATTCCTACTCTTGATGAGCTTCAGGCTTTGGAGCTTCAGGGTTTAAGAGCTGATATTATACTTGTAGATGTGGAGAAAGATAAAAAGATTTCCATGCTAAAGCAACTAATTGCTACCCTGGTTAAAGGTCTGAATTCAAATCCTGCGGCGACAATAAAAAAGATTGCTGGATTG GTGTCTGACTTCTACAAACGACCAATTGTGGAACTTAGTCCTGGAAAAGTTTTACTGGAAGAAACCTCTCATGTTTCTGAAAATAGAGGTGTTCAGATGCTTGGACAAATAAAGCATGGTTCATGCCGGCCTCGAGCAATATTATTCAAAGTCCTTGCAGATACAGTTGGCATTGAGAGTAGGCTAATGGTG GGTTTGCCTACTGAAGGAAATTCAGAGTGTGTAGACTCATACAAGCATATGTCTGTTCTAGTGGTTTTGAATTCTGTGGAACTTTTGGTTGATCTTATGCGGTTCCCTGGCCAGCTTATACCCCTATCGACTAAAGCAATTTATATGACTCATATATCTGCTGCTGGGGAAAGTGACTCTGCAGAAAATGATTCCTGCGATTCACCATTAGAGCCAAATAGTCCTCTTTATGGGGTTTCGGATAGAGCTGATCCTGAGGG TACTGATAAGGATGATAGCCCTCAATACCAGAGGAGACTTGAAGCTTCTTCAAACGCTGCTGAGCCTTCTTTGAGGAATGCGATGTTGCGCTCTTCTACTTTTGTTGATAGAAAATTAAG GAGAAGGGTCATTGCTGAACAAAGGACTGCTAGTTCAAG TCCAGAGCATCCTTCATCTCGTGCTCGTGGGCGCTCTATGCTTAGCGGTGATAACAGAACATTTAGAGATTATTCTGATGACATGGCTACATCAAG CAACAGATCTGAAGGTGCCTCAACATCAGAGACTCGTAGATTAAGACGAAGAAGCATCAGTATAACTCCAGAAATTGGTGATGATATTGTAAG AGCTGTTCGAGCAATGAATGAAACATTGAAGCAGAATCGCCTCTTAAAAGGACAAGGAGAAAATAGGTCGGATGTCCAGAAAGAT GTATCTGATTTTTACCTTGGTGACCAGGATGATTTATCTGGTGGAAGATCTTCCATGTATTCTTTTCAGAGAGAGCACAATGATTCTCAAAAGGCAATGTCATTACCTTCTTCTCCTCATGAATATGGGAGTCAAACTCCTGAGAGGAGTGGGACATCAAACTACAGGGTAAATGATGACATGGTGTCAACATGGAACAGAATTCTTGGATCGCCTATGTTCCAGAATAAACCTCTTTTACCTTTTGAAGAGTGGAACATTGACTTCTCAGAACTAACAGTTGGCACTCGTGTTGGAATTG GTTTTTTTGGAGAAGTTTTCCGTGGCATTTGGAACGGAACTGATGTTGCCATCAAAGTTTTTCTGGAGCAAGATCTGACTGCTGAAAACATGGAGGACTTTTGCAATGAGATTTCCATCCTAAG CCGCCTTCGGCACCCAAATG TTATATTATTTCTGGGTGCCTGCACAAAGCCCCCACATTTATCAATGGTCACCGAATACATGGAGATGGGGTCATTGTATTATCTGATTCATTTAAGTGGTCAGAAGAAAAAACTCAGTTGGCGCAGGAGACTAAAAATGCTTCGTGACATATGCAG AGGGCTGATGTGCATACATCGAATGAAGATTGTCCACCGGGATTTGAAAAGTGCAAATTGCCTTGTCAATAAACACTGGACCGTCAAGATCTGTGATTTTGGGCTATCAAGAATAATGACAGATTCTCCCATGGGGGACTCGTCATCTGCAGGGACACCGGAGTGGATGGCCCCGGAACTTATTCGCAATGAACCCTTCACCGAGAAATGTGATATCTTCAGCCTTGGTGTTATTATGTGGGAGCTGTGCACTCTAGGTAGACCCTGGGAGGGCATACCACCAGAGAGG GTGGTTTATGCTGTTGCCAATGAGGGATCACGGTTGGAGATTCCTGAAGGACCTCTTGGTAGGCTTATTGCAG ATTGTTGGGCAGAGCCGCATGAACGTCCTAGTTGCGAGGACATTCTTACCCGCTTGCTCGACTGCGAGTATTCATTGTGCTAA
- the LOC113687966 gene encoding uncharacterized protein isoform X5: MEERQDEAGPSQQRPPGATWWSPDLVEKIGSVSLDSKEKEILRNKKSINKDEYDCSPHQMASQILWSTGMLSEAIPNGFYSVVPEKRLKELFEDIPTLDELQALELQGLRADIILVDVEKDKKISMLKQLIATLVKGLNSNPAATIKKIAGLVSDFYKRPIVELSPGKVLLEETSHVSENRGVQMLGQIKHGSCRPRAILFKVLADTVGIESRLMVGLPTEGNSECVDSYKHMSVLVVLNSVELLVDLMRFPGQLIPLSTKAIYMTHISAAGESDSAENDSCDSPLEPNSPLYGVSDRADPEGTDKDDSPQYQRRLEASSNAAEPSLRNAMLRSSTFVDRKLRSRRRVIAEQRTASSSPEHPSSRARGRSMLSGDNRTFRDYSDDMATSSNRSEGASTSETRRLRRRSISITPEIGDDIVRAVRAMNETLKQNRLLKGQGENRSDVQKDVSDFYLGDQDDLSGGRSSMYSFQREHNDSQKAMSLPSSPHEYGSQTPERSGTSNYRVNDDMVSTWNRILGSPMFQNKPLLPFEEWNIDFSELTVGTRVGIGFFGEVFRGIWNGTDVAIKVFLEQDLTAENMEDFCNEISILSRLRHPNVILFLGACTKPPHLSMVTEYMEMGSLYYLIHLSGQKKKLSWRRRLKMLRDICRGLMCIHRMKIVHRDLKSANCLVNKHWTVKICDFGLSRIMTDSPMGDSSSAGTPEWMAPELIRNEPFTEKCDIFSLGVIMWELCTLGRPWEGIPPERVVYAVANEGSRLEIPEGPLGRLIADCWAEPHERPSCEDILTRLLDCEYSLC; the protein is encoded by the exons ATGGAAGAGAGACAAGACGAAGCAGGGCCTTCACAGCAGAGGCCTCCTGGTGCTACATGGTGGTCGCCAGATCTTGTTGAAAAAATTGGATCTGTGTCTTTAGACTCtaaagaaaaagagattctAAGGAATAAAAAATCAATTAATAAAGATGAATATGATTGCTCACCACATCAGATGGCGTCACAGATCCTTTGGAGCACTGGAATGCTTTCAGAAGCGATTCCAAATGGTTTCTATTCAGTTGTTCCT GAGAAAAGGCTTAAGGAGCTTTTTGAAGATATTCCTACTCTTGATGAGCTTCAGGCTTTGGAGCTTCAGGGTTTAAGAGCTGATATTATACTTGTAGATGTGGAGAAAGATAAAAAGATTTCCATGCTAAAGCAACTAATTGCTACCCTGGTTAAAGGTCTGAATTCAAATCCTGCGGCGACAATAAAAAAGATTGCTGGATTG GTGTCTGACTTCTACAAACGACCAATTGTGGAACTTAGTCCTGGAAAAGTTTTACTGGAAGAAACCTCTCATGTTTCTGAAAATAGAGGTGTTCAGATGCTTGGACAAATAAAGCATGGTTCATGCCGGCCTCGAGCAATATTATTCAAAGTCCTTGCAGATACAGTTGGCATTGAGAGTAGGCTAATGGTG GGTTTGCCTACTGAAGGAAATTCAGAGTGTGTAGACTCATACAAGCATATGTCTGTTCTAGTGGTTTTGAATTCTGTGGAACTTTTGGTTGATCTTATGCGGTTCCCTGGCCAGCTTATACCCCTATCGACTAAAGCAATTTATATGACTCATATATCTGCTGCTGGGGAAAGTGACTCTGCAGAAAATGATTCCTGCGATTCACCATTAGAGCCAAATAGTCCTCTTTATGGGGTTTCGGATAGAGCTGATCCTGAGGG TACTGATAAGGATGATAGCCCTCAATACCAGAGGAGACTTGAAGCTTCTTCAAACGCTGCTGAGCCTTCTTTGAGGAATGCGATGTTGCGCTCTTCTACTTTTGTTGATAGAAAATTAAG GAGCAGGAGAAGGGTCATTGCTGAACAAAGGACTGCTAGTTCAAG TCCAGAGCATCCTTCATCTCGTGCTCGTGGGCGCTCTATGCTTAGCGGTGATAACAGAACATTTAGAGATTATTCTGATGACATGGCTACATCAAG CAACAGATCTGAAGGTGCCTCAACATCAGAGACTCGTAGATTAAGACGAAGAAGCATCAGTATAACTCCAGAAATTGGTGATGATATTGTAAG AGCTGTTCGAGCAATGAATGAAACATTGAAGCAGAATCGCCTCTTAAAAGGACAAGGAGAAAATAGGTCGGATGTCCAGAAAGAT GTATCTGATTTTTACCTTGGTGACCAGGATGATTTATCTGGTGGAAGATCTTCCATGTATTCTTTTCAGAGAGAGCACAATGATTCTCAAAAGGCAATGTCATTACCTTCTTCTCCTCATGAATATGGGAGTCAAACTCCTGAGAGGAGTGGGACATCAAACTACAGGGTAAATGATGACATGGTGTCAACATGGAACAGAATTCTTGGATCGCCTATGTTCCAGAATAAACCTCTTTTACCTTTTGAAGAGTGGAACATTGACTTCTCAGAACTAACAGTTGGCACTCGTGTTGGAATTG GTTTTTTTGGAGAAGTTTTCCGTGGCATTTGGAACGGAACTGATGTTGCCATCAAAGTTTTTCTGGAGCAAGATCTGACTGCTGAAAACATGGAGGACTTTTGCAATGAGATTTCCATCCTAAG CCGCCTTCGGCACCCAAATG TTATATTATTTCTGGGTGCCTGCACAAAGCCCCCACATTTATCAATGGTCACCGAATACATGGAGATGGGGTCATTGTATTATCTGATTCATTTAAGTGGTCAGAAGAAAAAACTCAGTTGGCGCAGGAGACTAAAAATGCTTCGTGACATATGCAG AGGGCTGATGTGCATACATCGAATGAAGATTGTCCACCGGGATTTGAAAAGTGCAAATTGCCTTGTCAATAAACACTGGACCGTCAAGATCTGTGATTTTGGGCTATCAAGAATAATGACAGATTCTCCCATGGGGGACTCGTCATCTGCAGGGACACCGGAGTGGATGGCCCCGGAACTTATTCGCAATGAACCCTTCACCGAGAAATGTGATATCTTCAGCCTTGGTGTTATTATGTGGGAGCTGTGCACTCTAGGTAGACCCTGGGAGGGCATACCACCAGAGAGG GTGGTTTATGCTGTTGCCAATGAGGGATCACGGTTGGAGATTCCTGAAGGACCTCTTGGTAGGCTTATTGCAG ATTGTTGGGCAGAGCCGCATGAACGTCCTAGTTGCGAGGACATTCTTACCCGCTTGCTCGACTGCGAGTATTCATTGTGCTAA
- the LOC113687966 gene encoding probable serine/threonine-protein kinase SIS8 isoform X4 — translation MEERQDEAGPSQQRPPGATWWSPDLVEKIGSVSLDSKEKEILRNKKSINKDEYDCSPHQMASQILWSTGMLSEAIPNGFYSVVPEKRLKELFEDIPTLDELQALELQGLRADIILVDVEKDKKISMLKQLIATLVKGLNSNPAATIKKIAGLVSDFYKRPIVELSPGKVLLEETSHVSENRGVQMLGQIKHGSCRPRAILFKVLADTVGIESRLMVGLPTEGNSECVDSYKHMSVLVVLNSVELLVDLMRFPGQLIPLSTKAIYMTHISAAGESDSAENDSCDSPLEPNSPLYGVSDRADPEGTDKDDSPQYQRRLEASSNAAEPSLRNAMLRSSTFVDRKLSSYHSEPNIAATFWRRSRRRVIAEQRTASSSPEHPSSRARGRSMLSGDNRTFRDYSDDMATSRSEGASTSETRRLRRRSISITPEIGDDIVRAVRAMNETLKQNRLLKGQGENRSDVQKDDDLSGGRSSMYSFQREHNDSQKAMSLPSSPHEYGSQTPERSGTSNYRVNDDMVSTWNRILGSPMFQNKPLLPFEEWNIDFSELTVGTRVGIGFFGEVFRGIWNGTDVAIKVFLEQDLTAENMEDFCNEISILSRLRHPNVILFLGACTKPPHLSMVTEYMEMGSLYYLIHLSGQKKKLSWRRRLKMLRDICRGLMCIHRMKIVHRDLKSANCLVNKHWTVKICDFGLSRIMTDSPMGDSSSAGTPEWMAPELIRNEPFTEKCDIFSLGVIMWELCTLGRPWEGIPPERVVYAVANEGSRLEIPEGPLGRLIADCWAEPHERPSCEDILTRLLDCEYSLC, via the exons ATGGAAGAGAGACAAGACGAAGCAGGGCCTTCACAGCAGAGGCCTCCTGGTGCTACATGGTGGTCGCCAGATCTTGTTGAAAAAATTGGATCTGTGTCTTTAGACTCtaaagaaaaagagattctAAGGAATAAAAAATCAATTAATAAAGATGAATATGATTGCTCACCACATCAGATGGCGTCACAGATCCTTTGGAGCACTGGAATGCTTTCAGAAGCGATTCCAAATGGTTTCTATTCAGTTGTTCCT GAGAAAAGGCTTAAGGAGCTTTTTGAAGATATTCCTACTCTTGATGAGCTTCAGGCTTTGGAGCTTCAGGGTTTAAGAGCTGATATTATACTTGTAGATGTGGAGAAAGATAAAAAGATTTCCATGCTAAAGCAACTAATTGCTACCCTGGTTAAAGGTCTGAATTCAAATCCTGCGGCGACAATAAAAAAGATTGCTGGATTG GTGTCTGACTTCTACAAACGACCAATTGTGGAACTTAGTCCTGGAAAAGTTTTACTGGAAGAAACCTCTCATGTTTCTGAAAATAGAGGTGTTCAGATGCTTGGACAAATAAAGCATGGTTCATGCCGGCCTCGAGCAATATTATTCAAAGTCCTTGCAGATACAGTTGGCATTGAGAGTAGGCTAATGGTG GGTTTGCCTACTGAAGGAAATTCAGAGTGTGTAGACTCATACAAGCATATGTCTGTTCTAGTGGTTTTGAATTCTGTGGAACTTTTGGTTGATCTTATGCGGTTCCCTGGCCAGCTTATACCCCTATCGACTAAAGCAATTTATATGACTCATATATCTGCTGCTGGGGAAAGTGACTCTGCAGAAAATGATTCCTGCGATTCACCATTAGAGCCAAATAGTCCTCTTTATGGGGTTTCGGATAGAGCTGATCCTGAGGG TACTGATAAGGATGATAGCCCTCAATACCAGAGGAGACTTGAAGCTTCTTCAAACGCTGCTGAGCCTTCTTTGAGGAATGCGATGTTGCGCTCTTCTACTTTTGTTGATAGAAAATTAAG TTCATATCATAGCGAACCTAATATTGCGGCTACCTTTTGGCGAAGGAGCAGGAGAAGGGTCATTGCTGAACAAAGGACTGCTAGTTCAAG TCCAGAGCATCCTTCATCTCGTGCTCGTGGGCGCTCTATGCTTAGCGGTGATAACAGAACATTTAGAGATTATTCTGATGACATGGCTACATCAAG ATCTGAAGGTGCCTCAACATCAGAGACTCGTAGATTAAGACGAAGAAGCATCAGTATAACTCCAGAAATTGGTGATGATATTGTAAG AGCTGTTCGAGCAATGAATGAAACATTGAAGCAGAATCGCCTCTTAAAAGGACAAGGAGAAAATAGGTCGGATGTCCAGAAAGAT GATGATTTATCTGGTGGAAGATCTTCCATGTATTCTTTTCAGAGAGAGCACAATGATTCTCAAAAGGCAATGTCATTACCTTCTTCTCCTCATGAATATGGGAGTCAAACTCCTGAGAGGAGTGGGACATCAAACTACAGGGTAAATGATGACATGGTGTCAACATGGAACAGAATTCTTGGATCGCCTATGTTCCAGAATAAACCTCTTTTACCTTTTGAAGAGTGGAACATTGACTTCTCAGAACTAACAGTTGGCACTCGTGTTGGAATTG GTTTTTTTGGAGAAGTTTTCCGTGGCATTTGGAACGGAACTGATGTTGCCATCAAAGTTTTTCTGGAGCAAGATCTGACTGCTGAAAACATGGAGGACTTTTGCAATGAGATTTCCATCCTAAG CCGCCTTCGGCACCCAAATG TTATATTATTTCTGGGTGCCTGCACAAAGCCCCCACATTTATCAATGGTCACCGAATACATGGAGATGGGGTCATTGTATTATCTGATTCATTTAAGTGGTCAGAAGAAAAAACTCAGTTGGCGCAGGAGACTAAAAATGCTTCGTGACATATGCAG AGGGCTGATGTGCATACATCGAATGAAGATTGTCCACCGGGATTTGAAAAGTGCAAATTGCCTTGTCAATAAACACTGGACCGTCAAGATCTGTGATTTTGGGCTATCAAGAATAATGACAGATTCTCCCATGGGGGACTCGTCATCTGCAGGGACACCGGAGTGGATGGCCCCGGAACTTATTCGCAATGAACCCTTCACCGAGAAATGTGATATCTTCAGCCTTGGTGTTATTATGTGGGAGCTGTGCACTCTAGGTAGACCCTGGGAGGGCATACCACCAGAGAGG GTGGTTTATGCTGTTGCCAATGAGGGATCACGGTTGGAGATTCCTGAAGGACCTCTTGGTAGGCTTATTGCAG ATTGTTGGGCAGAGCCGCATGAACGTCCTAGTTGCGAGGACATTCTTACCCGCTTGCTCGACTGCGAGTATTCATTGTGCTAA